Proteins co-encoded in one Malus domestica chromosome 09, GDT2T_hap1 genomic window:
- the LOC103442524 gene encoding KH domain-containing protein At4g18375-like — protein sequence MDGNKRNFFKKRPNIQFKRKGGNNNYKKGKWNESGREQPLEDYQSLDTVYRILCPSKKIGGVIGKGGNIVKALREETRAKISVSDSVLGSDERVIIIYSSPTKISSKQNNNEDSDEGNEMEPHCAAQNALLKVHARIVEEDLFGGVTFDDDNENSVVTTRLLVPNNTVGCVLGKRGDVIQRLRSETGASIRVLPADQLPTCAKETDELVQISGKLNVTKRALYEVSTLLHQNPRKDKPPSGFPMPIGGQGFHPPGDPMTNALSPRNPVLSNRAPSHTMPPMPWTGGYENRSSGFARGGFNGVSPEHGGEALALAEFSMKILCSTGKIGGVIGKGGFNVKQLQLETGATIHVQDASTDSEERVIHVSAFEALWNPRSQTIEAILELQNITSEFSDKGIIATRLLVPSSKVGCLLGQGGQVINEMRRRTQADIRVYSKDDRPACAAEDEELVQISGNLGTTKDALAEITSRLRVRTLRDTNAGAEPAPVGPTHRFGPAGHLPGGGPLPTPSAVGAGSSGGYDPLKVSRHEYQPESHRIPPTASGYPRVNYAMEGKIPTNAVDFPGTVGRSFSTIREVGVSRAQLQDSQGGGFERSVEIGGSDHWNAAQNILRPFLASADQNVSSQSGPYRNVNAPQGSYHKMIPQQSPYQINSQQSPYQLNPQHSSYRINPQHSPYQVNASHSPFRTNGQESPYQLSSQQGSYPNTNAPQGTYHNYNSQQGAYQYHYRL from the exons ATGGATGGGAACAAGCGAAACTTTTTCAAGAAACGCCCTAACATCCAGTTTAAAAGAAAAGGGGGTAACAACAACTATAAGAAAGGAAAGTGGAATGAATCAGGCCGTGAGCAACCTCTAGAGGATTACCAATCGCTCGACACTGTGTATCGTATTCTCTGCCCTTCTAAAAAGATCGGTGGTGTTATTGGGAAGGGTGGCAACATAGTCAAAGCCCTTAGAGAAGAGACCCGGGCAAAGATTTCGGTTTCTGATTCTGTTCTTGGCTCAGATGAGAGAGTAATTATTATCTATAGCTCTCCAACAAAAATTTCAAGCAAACAAAATAACAATGAAGATTCAGATGAGGGAAATGAAATGGAGCCACATTGTGCTGCCCAGAATGCTCTTTTGAAAGTTCATGCCAGGATTGTAGAGGAAGATCTCTTTGGTGGAGTTACATTTGATGATGACAACGAGAACAGTGTTGTCACGACAAGACTTCTAGTTCCAAACAATACGGTAGGGTGTGTTCTTGGAAAGCGTGGAGATGTTATTCAAAGATTGCGAAGTGAGACGGGTGCAAGTATCCGTGTCCTTCCTGCAGATCAGCTTCCAACTTGTGCTAAGGAAACTGATGAATTGGTGCAG ATATCTGGAAAACTAAATGTGACAAAGAGGGCACTTTACGAAGTGTCAACTCTACTGCATCAGAATCCTAGGAAGGATAAGCCTCCTTCAGGCTTTCCTATGCCTATTGGTGGTCAGGGGTTTCATCCCCCTGGAGACCCGATGACTAATGCCCTTTCACCCAGAAATCCAGTGTTGTCTAATCGGGCTCCTTCCCATACTATGCCGCCAATGCCATGGACAGGAGGATATGAAAACCGTTCTTCTGGATTTGCCCGAGGTGGTTttaatggggtttctcctgaacATGGGGGTGAAGCTCTAGCTCTAGCTGAGTTTTCTATGAAAATTTTGTGTTCAACTGGGAAAATTGGTGGGGTTATTGGCAAGGGCGGTTTTAATGTAAAACAGTTACAACTGGAAACAGGAGCCACTATTCATGTTCAGGATGCATCAACGGATTCAGAAGAACGTGTAATTCACGTCTCTGCTTTTGAG GCTTTGTGGAATCCCAGATCACAGACCATTGAGGCAATTCTTGAGCTTCAGAACATAACAAGTGAATTCTCTGATAAAGGCATAATTGCTACCAGGCTTCTTGTACCATCAAGTAAAGTTGGCTGCCTCCTTGGACAAGGAGGTCAAGTTATAAATGAGATGAGAAGGAGAACCCAGGCTGATATCCGTGTTTACTCAAAGGATGATAGGCCTGCATGTGCAGCTGAAGATGAAGAGCTTGTGCAG ATTTCTGGGAACTTGGGTACCACTAAAGATGCTTTGGCTGAGATTACGTCAAGGCTGAGAGTGAGAACCCTGCGAGATACAAATGCTGGAGCAGAACCTGCTCCTGTTGGCCCTACGCACAGATTTGGTCCTGCAGGCCACTTACCAGGTGGGGGACCACTGCCAACACCTAGTGCAGTTGGAGCTGGAAGCTCTGGTGGATATGATCCTCTGAAG GTTAGTAGACATGAATATCAACCAGAGAGTCATCGAATTCCTCCAACTGCTTCTGG TTATCCAAGGGTCAACTATGCTATGGAGGGTAAGATCCCAACGAATGCAGTCGATTTTCCTGGAACAGTAGGGCGCAGCTTTTCCACTATTAGGGAG GTTGGCGTATCAAGAGCGCAGCTCCAAGACTCCCAAGGTGGTGGCTTTGAACGTTCTGTTGAGATTGGCGGTTCTGATCACTGGAATGCAGCACAGAATATCCTTCGGCCATTCTTGGCTTCTGCGGATCAAAATGTGAGTTCTCAATCTGGTCCCTACCGCAATGTAAATGCTCCACAAGGCTCCTACCACAAGATGATTCCTCAGCAAAGCCCCTACCAAATCAATTCTCAACAAAGCCCCTACCAACTCAATCCTCAGCACAGCTCATACCGAATCAATCCTCAGCATAGCCCCTATCAAGTCAATGCTTCGCACAGCCCCTTCCGAACAAATGGTCAGGAAAGCCCCTATCAATTGAGCTCTCAACAAGGATCATACCCCAACACGAATGCTCCTCAAGGCACCTACCACAACTATAATTCGCAACAAGGTGCCTACCAATACCATTACCGGCTCTAG
- the LOC103442523 gene encoding uncharacterized protein codes for MAAAVVPSVIANLKVLSHDNYEDWSFRFKTYLLAEDLWEVVEGTSEPPRREDGEVEFMVWRKNNAKVLHAIQSCCGDDTYFFIRGISSAKVAWDALAEKLKPADPALENTEVLIPHEELNTGLTRNEDHYNTNGDFNEFPHHQSFIDAVVKGDCDSAKKYLTMHHEAIRERGSLSGSTALHMAVSMENEHMAKELVEWMTEEDLEIEDANGVTALALATLIAPEVARCIIEKNKRLLCIPCNPLKMIPLIKACHGGHWELARYLYSVTPLEALTSTQDNCRTSADLISHCFTSKELDIALDLIQRCPNLAFATNSTGKSPLQELACMPSLFSSGTHLGFWQQWIYNSINIPHASGIRDVRMDVQKQANDPINDQRGHIILSVMPFLRGLISNLRKLFGIDHIYKLKQIHVQSLEVLQGICKMTEGLNLKQMQGSSVHTALFKAVEHGNDEFLRQLFTANTLALGIYDENAKSMFQFSIECRQEKVYNFFHEFTRIMNVRTESRVDKFNNTLLHSAARLSPPAQLKQIPCAAMQMQRELQWFKDVEKIVPPKFLEVVNYTDGMTARDLFTKNHKELANECERSMKATATSCTVVGALIVTIMFIAVFSVPGGIKAGYPVFLNKRIFMVFIVADVFSLFSSTTSVVTFLGILNSRYAEEDFLKSLPTKMVIGLFTLFSSIVTMMIAFSSTLFLMLDSKKWIVVPIILLASVPVVSFVWMQFFLLVEIFISTYGAGIFVANKKGKPWSFGSLRLF; via the exons ATGGCAGCTGCGGTTGTTCCTAGTGTAATTGCTAATCTTAAAGTTCTTAGTCACGATAATTATGAAGATTGGAGTTTCCGGTTTAAAACCTACTTGTTGGCTGAAGATCTTTGGGAGGTTGTGGAAGGGACCTCTGAACCTCCTAGACGAGAAGATGGAGAAGTTGAATTCATGGTCTGGAGGAAGAATAATGCCAAGGTTTTACATGCAATCCAGAGTTGTTGCGGGGATGATACTTATTTTTTTATCCGGGGCATTAGCAGTGCCAAAGTCGCCTGGGATGCTTTGGCTGAAAAGTTGAAGCCGGCCGATCCAGCCTTGGAAAACACAG AGGTTTTGATACCACATGAAGAATTGAATACCGGTCTGACGCGGAATGAGG ATCATTATAACACTAACGGCGACTTCAATGAGTTCCCCCACCATCAATCCTTCATTGATGCTGTTGTAAAAGGTGACTGTGATTCTGCAAAGAAGTATCTTACTATGCATCACGAGGCAATCAGAGAAAGAGGTTCATTATCAGGCTCGACAGCTCTTCACATGGCAGTTTCAATGGAAAACGAACATATGGCGAAAGAATTAGTGGAGTGGATGACGGAGGAAGACTTGGAAATAGAAGACGCTAACGGTGTCACAGCTTTAGCTCTGGCTACGCTAATAGCACCCGAAGTGGCTAGATGCATAATCGAAAAGAACAAGAGATTACTTTGCATACCATGCAATCCCCTTAAAATGATCCCACTGATCAAGGCTTGTCATGGCGGCCATTGGGAATTGGCTCGCTATCTCTATTCAGTTACCCCTTTGGAAGCTTTGACGTCGACCCAAGACAACTGTCGGACTAGCGCTGACCTTATTTCCCACTGTTTTACCTCCAAAGAACTCG ATATTGCATTGGATTTAATTCAGCGTTGCCCGAACTTGGCCTTTGCTACAAACTCTACGGGGAAATCACCTTTGCAGGAATTGGCTTGTATGCCATCTCTCTTTTCAAGTGGAACGCATCTCGGGTTCTGGCAACAATGGATCTATAACA GTATAAACATACCACATGCTTCTGGGATCCGTGATGTTCGCATGGATGTTCAAAAACAAGCCAATGACCCGATTAATGATCAAAGGGGTCACATAATTCTCTCCG TAATGCCTTTTCTGCGAGGGCTTATCTCAAATCTCCGTAAACTTTTCG GAATCGATCACATATACAAATTGAAACAGATCCATGTCCAATCCCTTGAAGTTTTACAAGGCATATGCAAAATGACAGAAGGTTTAAACCTGAAACAAATGCAAGGAAGTTCCGTACACACAGCACTCTTCAAAGCTGTTGAACATGGGAATGATGAGTTTCTTCGTCAGCTGTTTACTGCAAATACCCTAGCTTTAGGGATATATGACGAAAATGCAAAGAGCATGTTTCAGTTTTCCATTGAATGCCGCCAAGAAAAAGTCTATAactttttccatgaatttaccCGAATCATGAATGTTCGTACTGAATCCAGAGTAGATAAGTTCAACAATACTTTACTACATTCAGCAGCGAGGTTATCCCCACCCGCACAGCTTAAACAAATCCCATGTGCAGCAATGCAAATGCAGAGAGAACTACAATGGTTCAAG GACGTGGAGAAAATTGTACCTCCCAAGTTTCTTGAAGTTGTAAACTATACAGATGGCATGACCGCCCGTGATCTATTTACTAAGAACCACAAGGAATTGGCAAACGAATGTGAAAGGTCAATGAAAGCAACAGCAACTTCTTGTACGGTTGTAGGGGCTCTTATTGTTACAATCATGTTTATCGCAGTATTCTCAGTTCCAGGTGGAATCAAGGCAGGCTATCCCGTGTTCTTAAATAAAAGGATCTTTATGGTCTTCATAGTTGCTGATGTCTTTTCACTCTTTTCTTCCACAACTTCAGTGGTGACATTCTTAGGAATTCTCAACTCGCGTTATGCTGAAGAGGATTTTCTTAAATCATTGCCAACGAAGATGGTTATAGGCCTTTTCACCCTCTTCTCCTCTATCGTTACCATGATGATTGCGTTTTCTTCTACCCTTTTTCTTATGCTGGATTCAAAAAAGTGGATAGTGGTTCCGATCATTTTACTTGCTAGTGTTCCAGTTGTCTCCTTCGTATGGATGCAATTTTTCCTccttgttgagatcttcatttctactTACGGAGCTGGAATATTTGTGGCCAACAAAAAAGGCAAACCTTGGTCATTCGGTTCTCTTAGACTGTTCTAG